From one Bacteroides fragilis NCTC 9343 genomic stretch:
- a CDS encoding NADH-quinone oxidoreductase subunit J family protein yields the protein MGLTLETVVFYFLAVFIIAMSILTVTTQRIVRSATYLLFVLFGTAGIYFLLGYTFLGSVQIMVYAGGIVVLYVFSILLTSGEGDRAAHLKRSKFLAGLVTTIIGAILVLFITLTHKFVPTSDPEPVEISIKTIGHALLSSGKYGYVLPFEAVSILLLACIVGGLLIARKR from the coding sequence ATGGGACTTACACTTGAAACAGTAGTATTCTACTTTCTGGCAGTGTTCATCATTGCCATGTCCATACTGACAGTGACCACGCAGCGTATCGTGCGTTCGGCCACTTACCTGCTGTTCGTGCTTTTCGGCACAGCAGGTATCTACTTTCTGTTAGGATACACTTTCCTCGGATCGGTACAGATCATGGTCTATGCCGGAGGTATCGTGGTGCTCTATGTATTCTCCATCCTGCTGACGAGTGGAGAAGGCGACCGGGCCGCTCACCTGAAACGGAGTAAATTCCTGGCAGGGCTTGTCACTACGATTATAGGTGCAATCCTGGTGCTCTTCATTACACTGACACACAAATTTGTGCCGACAAGCGATCCGGAACCTGTAGAAATCAGTATCAAGACCATCGGACATGCTTTGTTAAGCAGTGGTAAATATGGATATGTATTGCCTTTTGAAGCAGTCAGCATTCTGTTGCTGGCCTGTATCGTGGGCGGATTATTAATTGCACGTAAAAGATAG
- a CDS encoding 4Fe-4S dicluster domain-containing protein: MKNEEYTYLGGLMQGIGSLLTGMKTTIKVYFRKKVTEQYPENRAELKMFDRFRGTLNMPHNENNEHRCVACGLCQMACPNDTIKVTSETIETEEGKKKKILAKYEYDLGSCIFCQLCVNACPHDAITFDQVFEHAVFDRTKLVLQLNREGSKVIEKKKE; the protein is encoded by the coding sequence ATGAAAAATGAAGAATATACATATCTAGGCGGCCTGATGCAAGGCATCGGCTCCCTGCTGACGGGTATGAAAACCACCATCAAGGTATATTTTCGAAAGAAAGTGACCGAACAATACCCGGAGAACCGCGCCGAACTCAAAATGTTCGACCGCTTTCGCGGTACATTGAACATGCCTCACAACGAAAACAATGAGCACCGTTGTGTAGCCTGTGGGTTGTGTCAGATGGCATGCCCCAATGATACCATTAAAGTGACCAGCGAAACCATTGAAACCGAAGAGGGCAAAAAGAAGAAAATACTGGCAAAGTATGAATACGACCTTGGTTCGTGTATCTTCTGCCAGCTCTGTGTCAACGCTTGCCCACACGACGCAATCACCTTCGACCAGGTATTTGAGCATGCCGTATTCGACCGGACCAAACTTGTCCTGCAACTCAACCGCGAAGGAAGTAAAGTAATCGAAAAGAAAAAAGAATAA
- the nuoH gene encoding NADH-quinone oxidoreductase subunit NuoH, producing MFDFSIITSWIHQTLTSVMPEGLAVFIECVVIGVCIVALYAILAILLIYMERKVCGFFQCRLGPNRVGKWGSIQVLCDVLKMLTKEIIELKHSDKFLYNLAPFMVIIASFLTFSCLPISKGLEVLDFNVGVFFLLAASSIGVVGILLAGWGSNNKFSLIGAMRSGAQIISYELSVGLSILTMVVLMGTMQFSEIVESQANGWFIFKGHIPALIAFVIYLIAGNAECNRGPFDLPEAESELTAGYHTEYSGMHFGFFYLAEYLNMFIVAAVAATIFLGGWMPLHIVGLDGFNAVMDYIPGFIWFFGKAFFVVFLLMWIKWTFPRLRIDQILNLEWKYLVPISMVNLVIMVLIVVFGLHF from the coding sequence ATGTTTGACTTTAGTATAATAACAAGTTGGATACACCAGACATTAACCTCCGTCATGCCGGAGGGATTGGCTGTATTCATAGAATGTGTCGTTATCGGGGTGTGCATTGTGGCTTTGTACGCCATACTTGCCATTCTCCTTATTTATATGGAACGCAAGGTGTGCGGTTTCTTCCAGTGCCGACTGGGTCCGAACCGCGTAGGAAAGTGGGGAAGCATCCAGGTGCTCTGCGATGTGCTCAAGATGCTGACCAAAGAGATCATCGAACTGAAGCATTCGGACAAATTCCTTTATAACCTGGCTCCGTTCATGGTGATTATCGCCTCATTTCTCACCTTTTCGTGCCTGCCTATCAGTAAAGGGCTGGAAGTGCTGGACTTCAACGTAGGTGTCTTCTTCCTGTTGGCAGCTTCGAGCATAGGCGTAGTGGGTATCCTGCTGGCCGGCTGGGGTTCGAACAATAAGTTCTCACTGATCGGTGCTATGCGAAGCGGTGCACAAATCATCAGTTATGAATTGTCTGTCGGACTTAGTATTCTCACAATGGTGGTCCTGATGGGTACCATGCAGTTTTCTGAGATTGTGGAAAGTCAGGCTAACGGATGGTTTATCTTCAAAGGACACATCCCGGCCCTGATCGCTTTCGTTATCTATCTGATAGCCGGCAACGCAGAATGTAACCGTGGTCCGTTCGACCTTCCCGAAGCAGAAAGTGAACTGACGGCAGGATACCATACCGAGTATTCGGGTATGCACTTCGGCTTCTTTTATCTGGCCGAATACCTGAATATGTTCATCGTAGCTGCCGTAGCCGCTACCATCTTCCTGGGAGGCTGGATGCCGCTGCACATTGTCGGGCTGGACGGATTCAATGCAGTGATGGATTATATTCCGGGATTCATCTGGTTTTTCGGAAAGGCATTCTTCGTAGTGTTCCTGCTGATGTGGATCAAATGGACTTTCCCGCGTCTGCGTATTGACCAGATACTAAACCTGGAATGGAAATATTTGGTACCAATTTCAATGGTCAATCTGGTAATCATGGTATTAATCGTAGTCTTCGGACTGCACTTCTAA
- a CDS encoding NADH-quinone oxidoreductase subunit D, with amino-acid sequence MEEIKYIEPAALHDEMLRLRNEKQMDFLESLTGMDWGVADEGDAPNVTRGLGVVYHLESTVTGERIAIKTSTNNRETPEIPSVSDIWKAADFNEREVFDYYGIVFIGHPDMRRLYLRNDWVGHPMRKDNNPEKDNPLRMDNEETYDTTREIELNPDGTYQTQENVIFDDREYVVNIGPQHPATHGVMRFRVSLEGETIKKLDANCGYIHRGIEKMNESLTYPQTLALTDRLDYLGAHQNRHALCMCIEKAMGIEVSERVKYIRTIMDELQRIDSHLLFYSCLAMDLGALTAFFYGFRDREMILDMFEETCGGRLIMNYNTIGGVQADLHPNFIPRVKKFIPYLRGIIHEYHDVFTGNVIARQRLKGVGVLSREDAISFGCTGGTGRASGWACDVRKRMPYGVYDKVDFKEIVYTEGDSFARYMVRMDEIMESLNIIEQLIDNIPEGPIQEKMKPIIRVPEGSYYTAVEGSRGEFGVFLESHGDKTPYRLHYRSTGLPLVSAVDTICRGAKIADLIAIGGTLDYVVPDIDR; translated from the coding sequence ATGGAAGAAATAAAATACATAGAACCCGCAGCACTACACGACGAAATGCTGCGTCTGCGTAACGAAAAACAGATGGACTTCCTCGAAAGCCTAACGGGTATGGACTGGGGAGTGGCAGACGAAGGTGACGCACCGAACGTAACCCGGGGACTTGGAGTAGTCTATCATCTGGAATCGACCGTAACCGGCGAACGCATCGCGATAAAAACATCCACAAATAACCGCGAAACTCCGGAAATACCTTCCGTCAGTGACATCTGGAAAGCGGCCGACTTCAACGAGCGTGAAGTTTTCGACTATTACGGCATTGTATTCATCGGACATCCCGACATGCGACGTCTTTATCTGCGTAATGACTGGGTAGGCCATCCGATGCGTAAAGATAACAACCCGGAGAAAGACAATCCGCTACGTATGGACAATGAAGAGACGTATGATACGACCCGGGAAATAGAGCTGAATCCGGACGGAACGTATCAAACTCAGGAGAATGTGATCTTCGATGACCGTGAATACGTAGTCAACATCGGGCCACAGCACCCGGCAACCCACGGAGTGATGCGCTTCCGCGTCTCACTTGAAGGCGAAACCATCAAAAAGCTCGACGCCAACTGCGGATATATACACCGTGGGATCGAGAAGATGAACGAAAGCCTCACCTATCCGCAGACTTTGGCACTGACCGACCGGCTCGATTATCTGGGAGCACACCAGAACCGCCATGCACTCTGCATGTGCATCGAGAAAGCAATGGGTATCGAGGTCAGCGAACGCGTGAAATACATCCGTACCATCATGGACGAACTTCAGCGTATCGACTCTCACCTCCTATTCTACTCCTGTCTTGCCATGGACCTGGGCGCATTGACAGCCTTCTTTTACGGATTCCGTGACCGTGAAATGATTCTGGATATGTTCGAAGAAACTTGCGGCGGACGTTTGATAATGAACTACAATACCATTGGAGGTGTACAGGCAGACCTGCACCCGAACTTCATCCCGAGAGTAAAGAAGTTCATCCCTTACCTGCGTGGAATCATCCACGAATATCACGACGTATTCACCGGCAATGTCATTGCCCGGCAACGTCTGAAAGGTGTAGGGGTGCTGAGTCGCGAAGATGCCATTTCTTTCGGATGTACCGGTGGAACAGGCCGTGCCAGCGGCTGGGCATGTGATGTACGCAAACGTATGCCTTACGGCGTATACGATAAGGTGGATTTTAAAGAAATCGTTTATACCGAAGGCGACTCTTTTGCCCGTTACATGGTGCGTATGGACGAAATCATGGAGAGCCTGAACATTATCGAGCAATTGATTGACAATATTCCGGAAGGACCGATACAGGAGAAAATGAAACCCATCATCCGGGTACCGGAAGGAAGTTACTATACCGCCGTTGAAGGCAGCCGCGGTGAATTCGGAGTGTTCCTCGAGAGTCATGGCGACAAGACACCTTACCGTTTGCACTACCGTTCGACGGGGTTGCCACTGGTTTCGGCTGTCGATACCATCTGCCGGGGAGCTAAGATTGCCGACCTGATCGCTATCGGCGGAACGCTGGATTATGTGGTACCGGACATCGACAGATAA
- a CDS encoding NADH-quinone oxidoreductase subunit B: MEIMKKPKIKSIPYEDFIDNESLEKMVKELNEGGANVFVGVLDDLINWGRSNSLWPLTFATSCCGIEFMALGAARYDMARFGFEVARASPRQADMIMVCGTITNKMAPVLKRLYDQMADPKYVIAVGGCAVSGGPFRKSYHVVNGVDKILPVDVYIPGCPPRPEAFYYGMMQLQRKVKIEKFFGGVNRKEKKPEGK, translated from the coding sequence ATGGAAATAATGAAAAAGCCTAAAATAAAGTCTATCCCGTATGAAGACTTCATCGACAACGAATCGTTGGAAAAGATGGTCAAAGAACTCAATGAAGGCGGTGCAAACGTCTTTGTGGGAGTACTTGACGATCTTATCAACTGGGGACGCAGCAACTCGCTGTGGCCACTTACTTTCGCAACCAGCTGTTGCGGTATCGAATTCATGGCACTGGGTGCCGCGCGTTACGACATGGCCCGCTTCGGGTTTGAAGTAGCCCGTGCCAGTCCGCGCCAAGCCGATATGATCATGGTATGCGGCACCATTACCAACAAAATGGCTCCGGTACTGAAACGTCTGTATGATCAGATGGCAGATCCCAAATATGTAATTGCCGTAGGAGGATGTGCAGTAAGCGGAGGCCCGTTTCGCAAATCCTATCATGTGGTGAACGGAGTAGACAAGATTCTCCCGGTCGATGTATATATTCCCGGATGCCCTCCCCGCCCGGAAGCATTTTATTACGGTATGATGCAACTGCAACGGAAAGTGAAGATAGAGAAATTCTTCGGAGGAGTAAACCGGAAAGAGAAGAAACCTGAAGGGAAATGA
- a CDS encoding NADH-quinone oxidoreductase subunit A has translation MNFTLLVVVLLTAIAFVGVVIALSNAISPRSYNAQKFEAYECGIPTRGKSWMQFRVGYYLFAILFLMFDVETVFLFPWAVIARDLGPQGLISILFFLVVLVLGLAYAWKKGALEWK, from the coding sequence ATGAATTTTACATTGTTAGTTGTCGTTCTGCTGACCGCAATTGCCTTTGTCGGTGTGGTGATAGCCCTTTCAAACGCTATCTCGCCGCGGTCGTATAATGCACAAAAGTTCGAAGCGTATGAATGTGGTATCCCTACGCGCGGTAAATCATGGATGCAGTTCCGTGTAGGATACTACCTGTTTGCCATTCTGTTTCTGATGTTCGATGTCGAAACAGTATTTCTGTTTCCCTGGGCCGTCATAGCCCGTGACCTGGGACCTCAGGGATTGATTAGTATTCTCTTCTTTTTAGTTGTGTTGGTTCTGGGCCTTGCCTATGCCTGGAAGAAAGGAGCACTGGAATGGAAATAA
- a CDS encoding TrkH family potassium uptake protein, protein MINSKMIYRITGFLLLIETGLLLCCAGVSLIYREDDLSSFLLSAGLTTLVAILLLALGKGAEKQLNRRDGYVIVSVAWVVFSLFGMLPFYLSHYIPSITNAFFETMSGFSSTGATILDDIEALPHGLLFWRSMTQWIGGLGIVFFTIAVLPIFGVSGVQLFAAEASGPTYDKVHPRIGVTAKWIWTIYAGLTAIEVILLLFGGMGLFDSICHSFATTGTGGYSTKQDSIAYYNSPYIEYVIGVFMFLSGINFTLLLLLFTGKLKKVSQNAELKWYVMSVILFTAFIAAVLYRTTPMGAEESFRKAFFQVASLHTSTGFVTADYMQWVPVLWGTLTVIMLIGACAGSTTGGMKCIRMVILAKVSRNEFKHIVHPNAVLPVRVNKQVISPAILSTVLAFSFIYAVIIIVSVLLMLAMGVGFTESIGTVISSIGNMGPGLGSCGPAYSWDGLPDLAKWLLSFLMLLGRLELFTVLLLFSSDFWKRN, encoded by the coding sequence ATGATAAACTCTAAAATGATATATCGCATCACAGGTTTCCTCTTACTGATAGAGACAGGCCTGTTACTTTGCTGTGCAGGTGTTTCGCTGATATACCGCGAGGATGACCTGAGCAGTTTCCTGTTGTCGGCAGGATTGACTACTTTAGTCGCCATCCTTCTGCTGGCTCTTGGCAAAGGAGCCGAAAAACAACTTAACCGCCGAGACGGATATGTCATTGTCAGTGTAGCATGGGTCGTGTTTTCCTTATTCGGAATGCTCCCGTTCTACCTCAGCCATTATATACCAAGCATAACCAATGCCTTCTTCGAAACGATGTCCGGATTCAGCAGTACCGGAGCCACCATTCTCGACGATATCGAAGCACTGCCCCACGGACTTCTCTTCTGGCGAAGCATGACACAGTGGATAGGCGGATTGGGCATTGTCTTTTTTACCATTGCCGTACTGCCCATTTTCGGTGTGAGCGGCGTACAACTCTTTGCCGCCGAAGCCAGCGGGCCTACCTACGATAAAGTACATCCCCGTATCGGTGTGACGGCCAAATGGATATGGACTATCTATGCCGGACTGACAGCCATTGAAGTGATTCTCCTGTTATTCGGAGGCATGGGACTGTTCGACAGTATCTGCCACTCGTTTGCCACGACCGGTACAGGAGGTTATTCTACCAAGCAAGACAGCATAGCCTATTACAATTCACCTTATATAGAATATGTGATAGGTGTTTTTATGTTTCTCTCCGGAATCAACTTTACGCTACTTCTCCTGCTATTTACCGGTAAACTGAAGAAAGTATCTCAAAATGCCGAGTTAAAGTGGTACGTGATGTCAGTGATTCTCTTTACCGCATTCATTGCGGCAGTGCTCTACCGCACCACCCCGATGGGAGCTGAGGAATCTTTCCGCAAAGCCTTTTTTCAAGTAGCTTCGCTGCATACTTCCACCGGATTTGTAACAGCCGACTACATGCAATGGGTACCGGTACTTTGGGGTACCCTGACTGTCATCATGCTGATAGGTGCCTGTGCCGGAAGCACCACAGGAGGTATGAAATGCATCCGAATGGTGATTCTGGCCAAAGTGTCACGAAATGAATTTAAACACATCGTACATCCGAACGCCGTACTTCCGGTGCGGGTGAACAAACAGGTCATTTCTCCTGCCATCCTGTCGACGGTACTGGCATTCTCATTCATCTATGCCGTCATCATCATTGTCAGTGTACTGTTGATGCTGGCAATGGGCGTAGGTTTCACAGAATCTATCGGGACGGTGATTTCAAGTATCGGAAATATGGGACCGGGATTGGGGAGCTGCGGTCCGGCCTATTCATGGGACGGACTCCCTGATCTGGCCAAATGGTTATTGTCGTTCCTGATGTTACTGGGACGTCTGGAACTATTCACCGTCTTACTTTTATTCAGTTCTGACTTTTGGAAAAGGAATTAG
- the trkA gene encoding Trk system potassium transporter TrkA, producing MKIIIAGAGAVGTHLAKLLSREKQDIILMDDDEEKLSTLSSNFDLMTVTASPSSISGLKEVGIKEADLFIAVTPDESRNMTACMLATNLGAEKTVARIDNYEYLLPKNKEFFQKLGVDSLIYPEMLAAKEIVSSMRMSWVRQWWEFCGGSLILIGTKMREKAEILNVTLAELGAPDIPYHVVAIKRGTETIIPRGDDTIKLHDIVYFTTTRKYIPYIRKIAGKEEYADVRNVMIMGGSRIAVRTAQYVPDYMQVKIVDNDINRCNRLTELLDDKTMIINGDGRDMDLLIEEGLKNTEAFVALTGNSETNILACLAAKRMGVSKTVAEVENIDYIGMAESLDIGTVINKKMIAASHIYQMMLDADVSNVKCLTFANADVAEFTVPENAKITKNKVKDLGLPKGTTIGGLIRNGEGILVTGDTLIQAGDHVVVFCLSMMIKKIEKYFN from the coding sequence ATGAAGATAATTATTGCTGGTGCCGGAGCTGTAGGCACCCATTTGGCTAAATTACTCTCACGCGAGAAACAGGACATCATCCTGATGGACGATGACGAAGAGAAACTAAGTACGCTTAGTTCTAACTTCGACCTGATGACTGTTACGGCCTCTCCTTCGTCCATATCAGGACTGAAAGAGGTAGGCATCAAAGAGGCAGACCTCTTTATCGCCGTCACTCCCGATGAAAGCCGGAATATGACCGCGTGCATGCTTGCCACCAATCTGGGAGCCGAAAAGACAGTAGCCCGCATCGACAATTACGAATACCTGCTGCCAAAGAACAAAGAGTTCTTCCAGAAACTGGGTGTCGACTCCCTTATTTACCCGGAAATGCTGGCTGCCAAGGAGATCGTATCATCCATGCGTATGAGTTGGGTGCGCCAATGGTGGGAATTTTGCGGAGGATCACTTATCCTGATCGGTACAAAGATGCGTGAAAAAGCCGAAATACTGAATGTCACGCTGGCCGAACTGGGTGCGCCGGATATTCCCTATCACGTAGTAGCCATCAAACGGGGCACCGAAACCATTATCCCCCGTGGAGACGATACCATCAAACTGCACGATATCGTATACTTCACCACTACCCGGAAATACATCCCTTACATCCGAAAAATTGCCGGAAAGGAAGAATATGCCGACGTACGCAATGTGATGATTATGGGCGGCAGCCGCATCGCAGTCCGTACAGCACAATATGTACCGGATTACATGCAGGTAAAAATTGTGGATAACGACATAAACCGCTGTAACCGCCTGACAGAGTTGCTCGATGATAAGACCATGATTATCAACGGAGACGGACGGGATATGGACCTGTTGATTGAAGAGGGACTGAAAAACACGGAAGCTTTCGTAGCCTTGACCGGTAACTCTGAGACCAATATCCTGGCCTGCCTTGCCGCCAAACGCATGGGAGTGAGCAAAACAGTGGCGGAAGTAGAAAATATCGATTACATCGGTATGGCGGAAAGCCTGGACATCGGCACGGTAATCAATAAAAAAATGATTGCCGCCAGCCACATCTACCAGATGATGCTCGATGCAGACGTTTCGAATGTGAAGTGCCTGACCTTTGCCAATGCGGACGTAGCAGAGTTCACAGTACCCGAAAACGCCAAAATTACCAAAAACAAAGTGAAAGACCTGGGACTACCCAAAGGGACCACTATCGGTGGCCTGATCCGCAACGGAGAAGGTATACTGGTTACGGGTGATACCCTTATTCAGGCAGGTGACCACGTCGTCGTATTCTGCCTCAGCATGATGATCAAGAAGATAGAAAAGTACTTTAATTGA
- the dxs gene encoding 1-deoxy-D-xylulose-5-phosphate synthase, whose protein sequence is MKNEPTYSLLNAINYPKDLRQLSVDQLPEVCEELRQDIIKELSCNPGHFAASLGVVELTVALHYVYNTPYDRIVWDVGHQAYGHKILTGRREAFSTNRKLGGIRPFPSPEESEYDTFTCGHASNSISAALGMAVAAERKGEKDRHVVAVIGDGSMSGGLAFEGLNNASSTANNLLIILNDNDMAIDRSVGGMKQYLFNLTTSNRYNQLRFKTSRLLFKMGLLNEERRKALIRLGNSLKSLAAQQQNIFEGMNIRYFGPIDGHDVKNIARILHDIKDMQGPKILHLHTIKGKGFGPAEKQATIWHAPGKFDPVTGKRIVANTDGMPPLFQDVFGHTLVELAEKNKRIMGVTPAMPSGCSMNMLMDRMPDRAFDVGIAEGHAVTFSGGMAKDGLLPFCNIYSSFMQRAYDNIIHDVAIQKLNVVFCLDRAGLVGEDGPTHHGVFDMAYLRPIPNLTISSPMDEHELRRLMYTAQLPDKGPFAIRYPRGRGSLVDWECPLEEIPVGKGRKLKDGNDLAVITIGPIGKLAARAIERAEADTGISVAHYDLRFLKPLDEELLHEVGKKFRHIVTIEDGIIKGGMGCAILEFMADNGYYPEIRRIGVPDQFIEHGSVQQLYHLCGMDEEGIYKVITKNKLRMDAPVESCMATHS, encoded by the coding sequence ATGAAGAATGAACCAACATATAGCTTGCTAAACGCCATCAATTATCCCAAAGACCTGCGCCAACTGAGCGTAGATCAATTGCCGGAGGTATGCGAGGAATTAAGGCAGGACATCATTAAGGAACTATCGTGCAACCCGGGACACTTCGCTGCCAGCCTCGGTGTGGTAGAACTGACTGTAGCACTGCACTATGTGTACAACACTCCTTATGATCGTATTGTCTGGGATGTGGGACATCAGGCCTACGGACACAAGATACTGACCGGACGGCGTGAAGCTTTCTCTACCAACCGTAAACTAGGCGGTATCCGTCCTTTTCCCTCACCGGAAGAGAGTGAATATGACACATTCACTTGCGGTCATGCCTCCAACTCCATCTCGGCAGCGTTGGGTATGGCAGTGGCAGCCGAGAGAAAAGGAGAAAAAGACCGCCATGTAGTAGCCGTTATCGGTGACGGATCCATGAGCGGAGGACTTGCTTTCGAAGGATTGAACAATGCTTCATCGACTGCGAACAACCTGCTGATCATACTCAATGATAATGACATGGCCATCGACCGCAGCGTAGGCGGCATGAAACAATATCTGTTCAATCTCACTACTTCGAACCGATACAACCAACTGCGTTTCAAGACATCCCGCCTGTTATTCAAAATGGGATTACTCAATGAAGAACGTCGGAAGGCCTTGATAAGATTGGGAAACAGCCTGAAATCTCTGGCAGCCCAACAGCAGAATATCTTCGAAGGAATGAATATCCGATACTTCGGTCCCATCGATGGACACGATGTAAAAAACATAGCCCGTATCCTGCATGATATTAAAGATATGCAGGGACCAAAGATTCTACACCTCCACACCATCAAAGGAAAGGGATTTGGTCCGGCAGAAAAACAGGCTACTATATGGCATGCCCCGGGTAAGTTCGATCCGGTAACAGGAAAACGTATTGTAGCCAATACGGACGGGATGCCTCCCCTGTTTCAGGATGTATTCGGGCATACGCTGGTAGAACTGGCGGAAAAGAACAAACGGATCATGGGAGTCACCCCCGCCATGCCGAGCGGCTGCTCCATGAACATGCTGATGGATCGTATGCCGGATCGCGCCTTTGACGTAGGCATTGCCGAAGGACATGCCGTGACTTTCTCCGGAGGTATGGCAAAAGACGGATTACTGCCCTTCTGCAACATCTATTCCTCGTTTATGCAGCGGGCTTACGATAACATTATCCATGACGTAGCGATACAAAAACTAAATGTAGTATTCTGTCTTGACCGCGCCGGGCTGGTAGGTGAAGACGGTCCTACGCACCACGGTGTGTTCGACATGGCTTATCTACGCCCGATCCCCAACCTGACTATCTCGTCACCGATGGACGAACATGAGTTGCGGCGCTTGATGTATACTGCCCAATTGCCCGACAAAGGACCTTTTGCCATCCGTTATCCGCGCGGGCGGGGTTCGTTGGTGGACTGGGAATGTCCGTTGGAAGAGATTCCGGTGGGAAAAGGACGGAAACTAAAGGACGGAAACGATCTGGCAGTAATTACAATCGGCCCTATCGGCAAGTTGGCTGCCCGTGCCATCGAACGTGCTGAAGCAGATACCGGCATTTCCGTAGCGCATTATGACCTTCGTTTCCTCAAGCCGCTCGATGAAGAGCTACTGCACGAAGTCGGCAAAAAGTTCCGCCATATCGTAACGATAGAAGATGGAATCATTAAAGGAGGTATGGGATGCGCCATACTCGAATTTATGGCCGATAACGGATATTATCCCGAAATCAGGCGCATCGGTGTACCGGATCAGTTCATTGAACACGGATCGGTGCAGCAACTCTACCACTTGTGCGGGATGGATGAAGAAGGAATTTACAAGGTAATTACTAAAAACAAATTACGAATGGATGCTCCTGTGGAAAGCTGCATGGCTACCCATTCTTAA
- a CDS encoding alpha/beta hydrolase, protein MTKKNLLKGICLLWLLLAVTPVLQAQDRAQQASELLDRLIAGQGDSVYVHLDDNIRKMLSVEMLNGLFKQLEQQAGKYQSHGEWNTEPINGMTVYYCDVKFERLPLRFLTAFNPDGKVNTIRFVPVPPEKTTPPTTSVQDKIKETDIQVCTGNFKLPGTLTLPKNGKDLPVVILVHGSGASDRDETVGANKPFRDLAYGLAERGIAVIRYDKRTKVYGADSAPAGKEITFDEESVDDALSAIKLARSIPTINPERIYILGHSLGGTLAPRIAQRSDKVPAGIILLAGAARPLEDLFISQVKFLASALPSTKDIEKEIAELQKQVDNVKRLGTDTFDITTPLPMNLSQAYWMLANQYKPLEVVRKLTLPILVLQGERDYQVTMQDFELWKSALAKHPNAIFKSYPRLNHLFQEGEGKSTPLEYSRPSSIPSYVTDDIAAFINRPKPGN, encoded by the coding sequence ATGACAAAGAAAAATCTACTCAAAGGAATCTGCCTGCTATGGCTATTGCTGGCAGTAACTCCTGTATTGCAAGCCCAGGATCGTGCGCAACAGGCATCCGAACTTCTCGACCGACTGATTGCAGGCCAAGGAGACAGTGTGTATGTACATCTGGACGATAACATCCGGAAAATGCTTTCCGTAGAGATGTTGAACGGACTGTTCAAGCAATTGGAACAACAAGCAGGTAAGTATCAGTCGCACGGAGAGTGGAACACCGAACCAATAAACGGTATGACTGTTTATTATTGCGACGTTAAGTTCGAACGCTTACCATTGCGTTTTCTCACAGCGTTCAATCCGGACGGAAAGGTGAATACCATTCGTTTCGTACCTGTTCCGCCTGAAAAGACCACTCCCCCGACGACATCGGTACAAGATAAAATAAAAGAGACAGACATACAGGTTTGTACGGGGAATTTCAAGCTTCCCGGCACACTGACTCTTCCTAAAAACGGCAAAGATCTGCCGGTAGTCATTTTGGTACACGGTTCGGGGGCCAGCGACCGGGACGAAACGGTAGGGGCCAATAAACCTTTTCGGGACCTCGCGTATGGACTGGCCGAGCGTGGAATAGCCGTGATCCGTTATGACAAGCGTACCAAAGTATATGGAGCCGACAGCGCACCTGCAGGCAAAGAAATTACTTTCGATGAAGAATCAGTGGATGATGCCCTTTCGGCAATTAAACTTGCCCGTTCCATACCGACAATAAATCCCGAACGGATCTACATTCTCGGACATAGCCTGGGAGGCACCTTGGCTCCCCGCATCGCCCAACGTAGCGATAAAGTTCCGGCAGGGATTATTCTGCTTGCCGGTGCAGCCCGTCCACTCGAAGATCTGTTTATAAGTCAGGTGAAGTTTCTCGCCTCTGCACTCCCATCGACTAAAGATATTGAAAAGGAAATAGCCGAACTACAGAAACAAGTGGACAACGTGAAAAGGCTGGGTACAGACACATTCGACATTACAACTCCTTTGCCCATGAATCTCTCTCAAGCTTACTGGATGCTTGCCAATCAATATAAGCCTCTGGAAGTGGTCCGAAAACTGACTCTCCCCATACTTGTCCTTCAAGGCGAACGTGATTATCAGGTCACCATGCAAGATTTCGAATTATGGAAATCCGCCCTGGCAAAGCATCCGAATGCGATATTTAAATCTTATCCCCGACTCAATCATCTGTTTCAGGAAGGAGAAGGGAAGTCAACCCCTCTTGAATACAGCCGTCCCTCCTCTATTCCTTCTTACGTGACGGATGACATCGCAGCTTTCATCAACCGACCCAAGCCCGGTAACTGA